In the Loxodonta africana isolate mLoxAfr1 chromosome 1, mLoxAfr1.hap2, whole genome shotgun sequence genome, one interval contains:
- the PLAGL1 gene encoding zinc finger protein PLAGL1 isoform X1, producing MATYPCRLCGKTFLTLEKYTIHTYSHSRERPYKCLQPDCGKAFVSRYKLMRHMATHSPQKSHQCAHCEKTFNRKDHLKNHLQTHDPNKMAFGCEECGKKYNTMLGYKRHLALHAASSGDLTCGVCALELGSTEVLLDHLKAHAEEKPSTGTKEKKHQCDHCERCFYTRKDVRRHLVVHTGCKDFLCQFCAQRFGRKDHLTRHTKKTHSQELMKESLQNGDLLGTFHSISPPFQLKAAPLSPFPIGAPVQNGLAGSLSAEVHSHPHCPSEQISQPVQVLPEPLPSLHPSASPSSPPPALPNHKYNTTSTSYSPLANLPIKTDTKGFCNINLLEDLPLQEPQSPHKLNPGFDLAKGSAGKVNLPKELSADAVNLTIPASLDISPLLGFWQLPPPATQNAFGNSTLSLGPGEPLPHRLSCLGQQQQEPPLAMSTMSLGQLSLPAIPHVFPAATGPAILPHFHHAFR from the exons ATGGCCACCTACCCCTGCCGATTATGTGGCAAGACATTCCTCACCCTGGAGAAGTATACCATTCATACTTATTCCCACTCCAGGGAGCGGCCTTACAAGTGCTTGCAGCCTGACTGTGGCAAAGCCTTCGTTTCCAGATATAAGTTAATGAG GCACATGGCTACCCATTCGCCCCAGAAATCTCATCAGTGTGCTCACTGTGAGAAGACATTCAACCGGAAAGACCATCTGAAAAACCACCTCCAGACTCATGACCCCAACAAAATGGCCTTTGGGTGTGAGGAGTGTGGGAAGAAGTATAATACCATGTTGGGCTACAAGAGGCACCTAGCCCTCCATGCGGCCAGCAGTGGGGACCTCACTTGTGGGGTCTGTGCCTTAGAGCTAGGGAGCACAGAGGTGCTGCTAGACCACCTCAAAGcccatgcagaagaaaaaccctcTACTGGAACCAAGGAAAAGAAGCACCAGTGCGACCACTGCGAGCGATGCTTCTACACCCGGAAGGATGTGCGGCGCCACCTGGTGGTCCATACAGGTTGCAAGGACTTCCTGTGCCAGTTTTGTGCCCAGAGATTTGGGCGCAAAGACCACCTCACACGGCATACCAAGAAGACACACTCACAGGAGCTGATGAAAGAGAGTCTGCAGAATGGAGACCTCCTGGGCACCTTCCACTCCATCTCGCCTCCATTTCAACTGAAGGCTGCTCCTCTGTCTCCTTTCCCTATAGGAGCACCTGTGCAGAATGGGCTTGCAGGTAGCTTATCAGCTGAGGTACACAGCCACCCGCACTGTCCCTCAGAACAAATCTCCCAGCCTGTGCAGGTCCTGCCagagcccctcccctccctccacccctcagCATCTCCTAGCTCTCCTCCTCCAGCCCTCCCGAATCATAAGTACAACACCACTTCTACCTCATACTCCCCGCTTGCAAATCTGCCCATCAAAACAGATACTAAAGGATTTTGCAATATCAATCTGCTCGAGGACTTGCCTCTGCAAGAGCCTCAGTCACCTCACAAGCTCAACCCAGGTTTTGATCTGGCCAAGGGAAGTGCTGGTAAAGTAAACCTGCCCAAGGAGCTGTCTGCAGATGCTGTGAACCTAACCATACCTGCCTCTTTggacatttccccccttttgggCTTCTGGCAGCTGCCCCCTCCTGCTACCCAAAATGCCTTTGGGAATAGCACTCTCAGCCTGGGGCCAGGGGAACCTCTGCCCCATAGATTAAGCTGCCTAGGGCAACAGCAACAGGAACCCCCACTAGCCATGAGCACTATGAGCCTGGGTCAGCTCTCCCTGCCCGCTATCCCCCATGTGTTCCCTGCTGCCACTGGTCCTGCTATCCTGCCTCATTTCCACCATGCATTCAGATGA
- the PLAGL1 gene encoding zinc finger protein PLAGL1 isoform X2: MATHSPQKSHQCAHCEKTFNRKDHLKNHLQTHDPNKMAFGCEECGKKYNTMLGYKRHLALHAASSGDLTCGVCALELGSTEVLLDHLKAHAEEKPSTGTKEKKHQCDHCERCFYTRKDVRRHLVVHTGCKDFLCQFCAQRFGRKDHLTRHTKKTHSQELMKESLQNGDLLGTFHSISPPFQLKAAPLSPFPIGAPVQNGLAGSLSAEVHSHPHCPSEQISQPVQVLPEPLPSLHPSASPSSPPPALPNHKYNTTSTSYSPLANLPIKTDTKGFCNINLLEDLPLQEPQSPHKLNPGFDLAKGSAGKVNLPKELSADAVNLTIPASLDISPLLGFWQLPPPATQNAFGNSTLSLGPGEPLPHRLSCLGQQQQEPPLAMSTMSLGQLSLPAIPHVFPAATGPAILPHFHHAFR, encoded by the coding sequence ATGGCTACCCATTCGCCCCAGAAATCTCATCAGTGTGCTCACTGTGAGAAGACATTCAACCGGAAAGACCATCTGAAAAACCACCTCCAGACTCATGACCCCAACAAAATGGCCTTTGGGTGTGAGGAGTGTGGGAAGAAGTATAATACCATGTTGGGCTACAAGAGGCACCTAGCCCTCCATGCGGCCAGCAGTGGGGACCTCACTTGTGGGGTCTGTGCCTTAGAGCTAGGGAGCACAGAGGTGCTGCTAGACCACCTCAAAGcccatgcagaagaaaaaccctcTACTGGAACCAAGGAAAAGAAGCACCAGTGCGACCACTGCGAGCGATGCTTCTACACCCGGAAGGATGTGCGGCGCCACCTGGTGGTCCATACAGGTTGCAAGGACTTCCTGTGCCAGTTTTGTGCCCAGAGATTTGGGCGCAAAGACCACCTCACACGGCATACCAAGAAGACACACTCACAGGAGCTGATGAAAGAGAGTCTGCAGAATGGAGACCTCCTGGGCACCTTCCACTCCATCTCGCCTCCATTTCAACTGAAGGCTGCTCCTCTGTCTCCTTTCCCTATAGGAGCACCTGTGCAGAATGGGCTTGCAGGTAGCTTATCAGCTGAGGTACACAGCCACCCGCACTGTCCCTCAGAACAAATCTCCCAGCCTGTGCAGGTCCTGCCagagcccctcccctccctccacccctcagCATCTCCTAGCTCTCCTCCTCCAGCCCTCCCGAATCATAAGTACAACACCACTTCTACCTCATACTCCCCGCTTGCAAATCTGCCCATCAAAACAGATACTAAAGGATTTTGCAATATCAATCTGCTCGAGGACTTGCCTCTGCAAGAGCCTCAGTCACCTCACAAGCTCAACCCAGGTTTTGATCTGGCCAAGGGAAGTGCTGGTAAAGTAAACCTGCCCAAGGAGCTGTCTGCAGATGCTGTGAACCTAACCATACCTGCCTCTTTggacatttccccccttttgggCTTCTGGCAGCTGCCCCCTCCTGCTACCCAAAATGCCTTTGGGAATAGCACTCTCAGCCTGGGGCCAGGGGAACCTCTGCCCCATAGATTAAGCTGCCTAGGGCAACAGCAACAGGAACCCCCACTAGCCATGAGCACTATGAGCCTGGGTCAGCTCTCCCTGCCCGCTATCCCCCATGTGTTCCCTGCTGCCACTGGTCCTGCTATCCTGCCTCATTTCCACCATGCATTCAGATGA